In a genomic window of Gemmatimonadaceae bacterium:
- the xseA gene encoding exodeoxyribonuclease VII large subunit, which yields MPTLPPEAPARYPGETAQSAISIGTLNETARELLEGAFIPLWIRGEVGDFKAHRNGHWYFTLRDRTAQVRAVVWNRDQRRIAAPPDDGMQVVAFGRPTVYPARGELQFTVLRLDAEGDGLRRKALEKTRQRLEADGLLAPERKRALPRFPRVIAVITSPDGAALHDIVAVVRRRRAAVRLVVVAAAVQGDSARSELCAALRRVSKWGRADVVIVSRGGGAKEDLSVFNDEKVARAVAACPVPTISAVGHEIDVCMCDLVADVRAPTPSAAAEAATRSRAELEAELRRIATRLTGGARSAVRMRKDRLRHAARDLAEVGSNVVAAEKSAIQSIAGRLHALSPLATLARGYAVPRGLDGATLTSINSFIDGMPFELVVSDGVVPARVRRDEKP from the coding sequence ATGCCGACCCTTCCCCCCGAGGCGCCCGCCCGGTATCCCGGCGAGACCGCGCAGAGCGCCATCTCGATCGGTACGTTGAACGAGACCGCTCGCGAGCTGCTCGAAGGCGCGTTCATCCCGCTCTGGATTCGCGGCGAGGTCGGCGACTTCAAGGCGCACCGCAACGGTCATTGGTACTTCACGCTGCGCGATCGCACGGCTCAGGTCCGGGCCGTCGTGTGGAACCGAGACCAGCGTCGAATCGCCGCGCCGCCCGACGACGGCATGCAGGTCGTGGCCTTCGGGCGGCCGACCGTCTATCCGGCTCGCGGCGAGCTTCAATTCACCGTGCTGCGCCTGGACGCCGAAGGTGATGGCCTGCGTCGTAAGGCGCTCGAAAAAACTCGGCAACGGCTCGAGGCCGATGGACTTCTCGCGCCGGAGCGCAAACGCGCGCTCCCGCGATTCCCGCGGGTGATCGCCGTGATCACGAGCCCGGACGGTGCGGCGCTCCACGACATCGTGGCGGTCGTGCGCCGGCGTCGCGCGGCGGTGCGGCTGGTCGTCGTGGCCGCGGCGGTGCAGGGCGATTCGGCGCGCTCCGAACTGTGCGCCGCGCTCCGCCGCGTGTCGAAGTGGGGACGCGCCGACGTCGTGATCGTCTCGCGCGGCGGCGGGGCCAAAGAGGATCTCTCCGTCTTCAACGACGAGAAGGTCGCGCGCGCCGTCGCGGCGTGTCCGGTACCGACGATTTCCGCGGTGGGCCACGAGATCGACGTGTGCATGTGCGACCTCGTCGCCGACGTTCGCGCCCCCACGCCATCCGCCGCCGCCGAAGCCGCCACACGATCGCGCGCCGAGCTCGAAGCCGAGTTGAGACGCATCGCGACGCGTCTCACCGGTGGCGCACGCTCTGCCGTCCGGATGCGCAAGGATCGGCTGCGCCACGCGGCGCGCGACCTCGCCGAGGTCGGCTCGAACGTGGTCGCCGCGGAAAAGAGCGCCATTCAATCGATCGCCGGGCGGCTGCACGCTTTGAGTCCGTTGGCGACGCTCGCGCGCGGCTACGCCGTGCCGCGCGGCCTGGATGGGGCAACGCTCACGTCGATCAATTCGTTCATCGACGGTATGCCCTTCGAGCTAGTCGTGAGCGACGGCGTCGTGCCGGCGCGCGTCCGCCGAGACGAGAAGCCATGA
- the xseB gene encoding exodeoxyribonuclease VII small subunit, translating to MTFEQRLARLEAIVAQLEREGVDLAQSLALFEEGVEHLRGASADLANAEATVHRLVERADGTFDVVDRRE from the coding sequence ATGACCTTCGAGCAGCGGCTGGCGCGGCTGGAGGCAATCGTCGCGCAACTCGAGCGCGAGGGTGTGGATCTCGCCCAATCGCTCGCGCTGTTCGAGGAGGGCGTGGAGCATCTGCGCGGGGCATCCGCCGATCTCGCCAACGCCGAAGCCACGGTGCACCGCCTCGTTGAACGCGCCGACGGAACGTTTGATGTCGTCGATCGGCGTGAGTGA
- a CDS encoding farnesyl diphosphate synthase has product MSSIGVSERAPLSIDWRAQRSAIDRELSSLCDRHANDLGPQLIEAVRYALLGGGKRLRGLLLLAAYRAAGGTADASALAASIEVVHAYSLIHDDLPCMDDDDIRRGRPTAHRAFGVRTATVAGVAMVPVAALSAFRAARELGLSDEQSANVAGELMHASGAGGMIGGQLLDLDAEGSDPPVEDLERIHRAKTGALIRAAAVIGGMAAQALPAKLDALAEYGDSIGLAFQIADDVLDVTATTDRLGKTAGRDLDLAKGTYPRALGVAGAERRAGELVEQACRALRHEGLLNEELDALAHFAVERAS; this is encoded by the coding sequence ATGTCGTCGATCGGCGTGAGTGAACGCGCGCCTCTGTCGATCGACTGGAGGGCGCAGCGCTCGGCGATCGATCGGGAGCTCTCGTCGCTATGCGATCGACACGCGAACGATCTCGGACCGCAGCTCATCGAGGCCGTCCGATACGCGCTGCTCGGCGGAGGCAAGCGGCTCCGCGGTCTGCTCCTCCTCGCGGCGTATCGCGCGGCGGGAGGAACGGCGGATGCGTCGGCGCTCGCCGCCAGCATCGAGGTGGTGCACGCGTACTCGCTCATCCACGACGACTTGCCGTGCATGGACGACGACGACATTCGCCGCGGCCGGCCGACCGCGCATCGGGCATTCGGCGTGCGCACCGCGACCGTCGCCGGCGTGGCGATGGTGCCCGTCGCCGCGCTCTCGGCGTTTCGCGCCGCCCGCGAGCTTGGGCTCAGCGACGAGCAATCCGCGAACGTCGCCGGAGAGCTGATGCACGCTTCGGGAGCCGGCGGAATGATCGGCGGCCAGCTCCTGGACCTCGACGCGGAGGGAAGCGATCCGCCCGTCGAAGATCTGGAACGAATCCACCGAGCAAAGACGGGCGCATTGATTCGGGCGGCAGCGGTGATCGGCGGAATGGCGGCGCAGGCGTTGCCGGCGAAACTCGACGCGCTCGCCGAGTACGGCGATTCGATCGGTCTCGCGTTTCAGATCGCCGACGACGTGCTCGACGTCACGGCCACTACCGACCGCCTCGGCAAGACCGCTGGACGCGACCTGGATCTGGCCAAGGGCACGTACCCGCGCGCGCTCGGCGTCGCCGGGGCTGAGCGCAGGGCAGGCGAGTTGGTCGAGCAGGCGTGCCGAGCGTTGCGCCACGAGGGTTTACTCAACGAGGAGCTCGATGCGCTGGCGCATTTCGCGGTCGAGCGCGCTTCGTAG